Part of the Scyliorhinus canicula chromosome 13, sScyCan1.1, whole genome shotgun sequence genome, CCACATGACTAAGGTCAGAGCGAGTGGAGTCGAGATCAGTGGAAGAATGGACAACAAAATAGCTTGGAGAATAGGGGATAAATAGTTACTCAGACTGACAGAACGTGAcctggtattccacagggatcaatgttgggaccACTGTCGTtcaccaaagatgttcaggttaggtggattggccatgaccaatgcgtgaggttccggggatagggagggagagagggcccaggcaaggtgctctttcagagggttgttgcagactcgaatgtgccgaatggcctcctgcactgtagggattctataaaaataaataaaaatttgtATAAACGATTTAGACTCTGGAATCGGAGTTCTAAATTAACATTTGCAGACAAAACCTAATTGCACATTACAGTTAATCGCAAGGAAGACTGACAAAATCCAAGAAGGTGTTAAAAAATTTTCAGAATAGATATGTGAATCGCAAATTAATTAAAGTATAAAGACATGTGAAGTGACGCATTTTTGTTAGAGGAATAAGAAGGCCAGGTACTCCTTTGAAAGAAAAGGCTAAATTGGGCAGAGGGGAAGAGGAATCGAAAGGTATGGATTCATCCATCATTAAAATTAGAAATGCAGATTTAAAAGGCCGTAACAAATGCACACAAAAACTGCAGTTAAAGCGAATAGAATTCAAAAGCAGAAAGATGATGTTAATCTTATATGCGTAACCTGTATATACAACTTGGTTATATCACACTTGACTATTCTGGATAATTCTGGACTCCAAGTTACaaaaaataatagaacatagaacagtacagcacaggcccttcggccctcaatgttgtgccgagccatgatcaccctactcaaacccacgtatccaccctatacccgtaacccaacaacatcccccttaaccttacttttattaggacactacgggcaatttagcatggccaatccacctaacccgcacatctttggactgtgggaggaaaccggagcacccggaggaaacccacgcacacagggggaggacgtgcagactccacacagacagtgacccagccgggaatcgaacctgggaccctggagctgtgaagcatttatgctaaccaccatgctaccctgctgccccctgtagGGTCACTGGAGAAGATGCAATGTAGATTTATGAAAATGATCGCAGAAACCTAAGAACACAGGTGctcttttctctagaaaagaTAAGACAGAGAAGTAACCTGATAGCAGTCTTTACAACTATGAATTTCTAGGCATTTTCCACTGAGGcacagaattccgacagtgcagaaggagggcattcagcccattgggtctgcaccgactgtcTGAAAGAacacactatcccccccccccccccccctcgccatctGTCCGTGACCCCACAtctttgaacacgaaggggcaatttagctgagccaattcatctaacccaCATATCttcgggctgtgggaggaaactggagcacccggcggaaacccacgcacacacggggagaaagtagggtgggaggaaactggtgctgaGCATAAGTACCATGGTAGACTTTTTGAGCCAAATGAATTGTTTCAGCGTTGTAAACACGATAGACTTGATTCTCAGCTTGAGAGACttaagtgctgatgctgggactgaatagcGGGTGTTCTACTGTCCCTATGGCTGTGCCAGTCGTGGAGAAATTCAGGACAAGCTAATGTGCCTGCACCGCACCACGTGGAGTTCGTGTAATTCCAACTCACACCAGCATCGGATTCGCTGGGGTCGGGATTAGCACTGGAGGACCTGACAAACTGGAACTGCAAAGAtgcatgtggtggtatgatttgcatagctgtctgccattggtgcagaacactggcttaccattggccctggttggtcatgtgcctctcgaccgattggttgagaccagtcatgtgacggctgtccgattggtcgagaggctgagttaaccacgcctccataccgaggtataaatagtcagaacgcccggcggtcgtccatttactgtagtcaaccacagggctaagttctagcttattaaagcctaacttttgtacagcaactcgtctcgcgttcgatcgATGGCTcgtcaatttaataagctagatttttgaagatggagttccggatcaagcccaaatgcctccgcatcagcccgcaaactcagaacgcttcagaaatttttcaacattggctggcatgtctcgaaggatacctggagtctgcaaccagcccccccaccatggcacagaagcttcacgtcctccactccagcgtgagcacagcagcctacgcgataatcaaggaagaggaagattacgatgcggccatgtttaagctgaatggacagtttcttaaaccagtcaacagagtattcgcccgacatctgctggccgccagacaacagctccacggtgagtcattagactaaTTTTACCAGGCcatcgctgtcctggggaggaattgctcctgcttccaagtttcagccactgagcacacggaactgctgatcagagatgcttatgtggctgggatgcagtcccccgctatccgccagcggatgctggagaaagacgacctcagcttaactgaggcacggactctctccacctccgtgGAGGTCGCCGCTTtacacgcccgcgcctatgtccccagccgcactgcagtgccctgggcctcctggcacgcttccccactgccatccgccacgccaatctctccccccgccgggcctttccgggcccctccagcgcaccgcgctaatctccaccccctccccccctccgccgccgggcctctgcgcgcctccccctctcctccggggccttccgggcccttccagcgcagcgcgcaactctctccctccccgcccccgggcccgtgTGCCTGGCCTCCGCGCCTCtcggcccccgctctcagccgccaaatcggtcgctgctgtgccgcgcagcgaccggggatctaaTCCGCCGGGCctttccgggcccctccagcaCACCgcgctaatctccccccccccccccattccccccccgccGCCGGGCCCCTGTGCCCGGCCTGCGCACCTCCACCTCTCCTCTGGGGCCTTCCGGGCCCTCCCTGTGCACCGCGTAactcactccccccgcccccgggcccctgcgcctggcctcgCGCCTCTCGGCACCCGCTCTCGGCCCCCGCTCTCGGCCCCCGCTCTCAACCACTCCGGTCGGCCCGccagcaccgctaaccccgcccccagcagccacgagggccccgcgggcgccgccatcttgggccccagatGTCACGTGCAggtcccgggcgccgccatcttggggccccgactccacgtgcgggtcctgggcgccgccatcttgggaccccgactccacgtgcgggtcctgggcgccgccatcttgggatcccgactccatgtgcggatcctgggcaccaccttccgggactgtcACGTAAGGTTCTTCCAGCTCCTACTCGGCCGCCGCCGAcgattcagctcgaccagtcacgtccacgcacgctcgccaaaacaacaacgctgatccacctcaacggccacgagacgggctgcctgctggactccgggagcatggaaagctttgttcaccctgccacggtaagacgctgcgcgctccctgtccatcctgtaaaacacaaaatcgggttagcctcaggttcgcactccgtccacatcaccggctgctgcatcgcggacctcacggtccaggggaaggtttttaaaaattataaactccttgtcctccctgacctttgcgcactggcactcctaggcctggacttccagtgtaacctgcagagcttgaccttccaatttggcggccctatacccccccctcactgtctgcagccttgcgtccctcaaagtggacccccctccttgtttgctaatctcacccccgattgcaaacctgtcgcgacacggagcagacggtacagcgccctgGACCGGACATTCagcaggtccgaggtccagaggtgactgaaggaaggggtcattgagggcagtaacagtccctggcgagcccaagtgctggtggtctggactgcggagaaaaaccggatggtcatcgaatatagccagaccatcaaccggtttacgcaactggacgcgtatcctctcccccgtatttccaccatggtaaacgatatcgcgaaatgcaaagtcttctccactgtggatctTAAGTCCGTTTACCACCAGCTCCGCCTCCGCGCGAGttaccgcaaatacaccgcgtttgaggcagatgggcgcctctaccacttccttagggttccatttggtgtcacaaatggggtctcggtcttccaacgggagatggaccgaatggtcgacaagtacggattatgggctaccttcccgtatcttgataatgtcaccatctgcggccaagatcagcaggaccatgacgccaacctccagaaattccttcaaaccacaaaactccttaacctcatatacaataaggataagtgcgtgtttagcaccgaccgtctagccatcctcggctacgtagtgcgtaaaggagtgataggccccgaccccgaacgcatgcgccccctgatggaactccctctccccaataccctcaaatcccttaaacgctgcctgggtttcttcgcttactacgcccaatgggttcccaattaaaccgacaaggcccgtcccatCATTCAACCCACGGCCTTCCCgccatcgacagaggcctgccaggcctttagccgcatcaaagcggacatcgcaaaggccacgatgcgcgccatcgacgagtccctccccttccagctcgagagcgacgcatcagaagtagctctggcggccaccctgaaccaagcgggcagacccgtggccttcttctccagaaccctccaggcttccgaactccgccacccctctgtggaaaaggaagcccagaccatagtcgaagcggtgcgacattggaggcactatttggccggcaggaggtttaccctcctcacagaccaacggtcagtagccttcatgtttgataatgcacaaaggggcaagattaagaatgacaagatcttacggtggcggatcgagttgtccacgtacctgcgccagcgcgcagatagaccgcctccgctccctccacgcggacctctgccatccaggggtgacccgtctctaccatttcattaaggcccacaacctgcctttctccatcgcggaaatcaggacagtaacccgtgactgatacatctgcgcagagtgcaaaccgcacttctactgccctGAGCGCgaacatctgatcaaagcatcccgccccttcgaacgtctcagcattgacttcaaggggccccttccctctaacaaccgcaacatttacttcctggcggtaattgacgaatactcccgcttcccctttgccattccctacaccgacatgaccacatcgaccgtcattaaggccctcctctcaatcttctccctgttcgcctaccccgcatacatacatagcgatcgggggtcctcatttatgagcgacgagctgcgtcaattcctgctcaacaggggcattgcctctagcaggacgaccagctataaccctcggggtaacagacaggtcgagcgggagaatggtaccatctggaagaccatactactggccctccggtccagagatctccctatttcccgatggcaagaagttatccccgatgccctacattctatccgctcactcctctgtaccgcaacaaatcagacacctcatgaacgtcttctcgtTTTCCCCCGGacgtcgtcctccggatcccctctcccgacgtggctggccgcccccagacccatcttgctccggaagcatgtgcgggtgcacaagtccgacccgttggtggaacaagtccagttactccacgctaacccgcagtatgcatatgtggagtaccccgacggtcggcaggacacggtctccctccgggacctggcacccgccggcgtgcggcattcccccccttcaccacagaccccgcctgtttttttccccccagcgccccacacaggccaccccttccccatccatggcgtctccacagccagctcgggtgacagagactgttcaaggaccatcgctcccggactccaggacgtcagcggaaccaccaccatcggctgaaccgacgtcacctactccactgcggcagtCTGCCAGaatgtcacgggccacgaaaagactgatcgaatcaatttaaattacaacagctccatggactttgttgggactttgtgtactattgttaattgtctgggccagtgggaagccaaaagaATGTAATAAAAGATaagagaaaatttttgttctctctcccttccccggctgctactcatccCACCAGTTCTCCcgcccccagctctcgttgataccccccccccccggattctttctccacaaggggtgaatgtggtggtatgatttgcatagctgtctgccattggtgcagaacaccggcttaccattggcccaggtcggtcatgtgcctctcgaccaattggttgagaccagtcatgtgacggctctccgattggtcgagaggctgagttaacaacgcctccataccgaggtataaatagtcagaatgcccggcggtcatccatttactgtagttgaccgcagggctcagttctagcttattaaagcctaacttatGTATCGCAACTCGTCTcccgttcgattgatggctcatcaatgcattgcactccccacactctcattccagcctagACGATGCCACCACAAACAGCGGCCCCGAGATTTgcagatgcagagctggagatattgctggatgccatggagaagaggtgggacaccctgttccccagggtgggaaggtggCTGCCAACCGGGCCTGGGTACAGGTGGCAGGAGCCGTGAGCGCCGTGGGCCCCATCGCAAGAACTGGGCAATAGTGCCGGAAAAGGCTGCACttacctcctcagggtggcctgggtgagtcaccacctccgtcccacatgccaccaccccacatccctcagTTCCCACCCACCACGAGGCCAGCACCCTCACAAACAACCCGGCGGGGAAATGGTGGGCTGATAAGGTGGGGTGCGGGTGTTGGAAGACAACACGGCCCAGGGCTCCAGGGCAGTCGGGGGTGCCCCAGTTGCTTCCCTTGGAGGTGGCACGGACCTGCACCAGAGATGCGGGGCTGCCATGTGGTCGGGCCTTTATGGTGTGAGACCCATCATTGCTCaccaacccttccccctccaaccccccccctccccaaccatggaccctccccacctcccGCCCAAAACCCCCGGACCCCAGCCCTacactacccccttcccccccccccccccccccccccccccgccccccagcctccATGAAGCTAGCATGTAAATTATTATTTTGAATCTGGTACTTACATATTGACCTGCCCTCCGTTCACATAGGGCTTAGCTCCACATTGGAAAACCAGGTCATGGAATGAAAGGATCTGGGCAGTGATAGGTTTCTTTTTCTCACTGGAAGCCTGTGGACTGAAGTTTGCTTTCTCTACATGCAATGTTATCTGACTGGAAAGTGCAAGAACTGTTTCCACTGATGATCCAAAGACTCTGAAAAAGGCTCCCGTCCTCTTTCGAATGTAGCGTACCTCCAGAATCTCTGATTTATTTTTCCTCTGCACCGTCTCCAGTGTGCACAACATCGGATCCAGTTCATAGAACTCAAACTCCTTTGCCAGCGAGTCATAGTCGCGGAAGTCGCCGGGCAACAGTAACTCAGATGTCCTGAGGAAGTCTAAGATGTAACCAAACAAAGATCCGTCCCTGTCAATGAAGTACTCCCTGGGCCCTATCTGTTGTATGGAGGGCTCTGATCCagtgagaatcctgctcagcttgCTGCTCGGAACCTTGACAAGAGTGTCGAGAAGTGTCTCAAAAATCATTCCTCCAACATTTAGCTTTAAGGGTTGATTTTCCTCATCCATTTCCTATGGGAATATGCAGAGAATCAGGTGCTGAAGGCAAAAAGTACTGGCCTTATGAACCAAACAAATTCCTTTCCAGCCGGAAAACTAAACGTTATGagattcctgattaataaggagtAGGAACAATTAAAATGAGCGCTTCTGGATCAAGACATTGTTTTTCTCTTGAAATGTTGCTGCTACTTAGTTGCTAAGAAGCAAAGCAGAAGCAGTGACAAACACACCCCAGGTAAACTGGCTGGTTTTGTTCAGGGTGGCATGGAAACCCTTAATGGAAACTCTGCACTGTGTTGTGATCACATTGGAACACTCTTTCAGGCTTCACGTGGATTTCTGGCATTGCTATTTGAAAGTGTCTTATTCAGCTTCAGTAGTTGGGGCAAGCAGAGAGCATGTGGTTAGTCAGCTGTTGAAGTGGCCAATACAGTGATCAATGGAATCATTGTGAAAGCCAGTTGGCAGGCGAACATTCAATCTTTCATTTGTGACATGACCCTTGAGGCCTGGTTGGCAGTAAAATGGGCACAACATTGACTTTTAAATGGAGTAATGGTGCTGCCCACTGCAGGGATGGGACCAATAGAATTGGGCATATAGGTGTGATGTTCTGATCCTTAAATATTTtttgaagtatttttattccacaaattttcaacatttttacagtTTACAACAATCCCACAACCCCCCTaacccagcaaaccccccccgccccacatccCCCCATCAGCAATCAATGGTGACCAACTCCCCAAAATGCAAAATataacaaaccccaacaattgtcgAACCCATCGCTCACCCCATTTCGAGCAAATTCCACTTTTTCCAGGGTCAAAAACTCCCACGAGGACccccgccacaccgaggcacagggtggagaagctgacccccaCCTCAACAAGACCCGCCTGcaagcaatcagtgaggcgaaggttaaaacatctgcccccgcatcgGCCTGCAGCTCCGGCCTGTCCgaaaccccgaatatggcttctcggAGACCGGACTCCACATCCACATATAGAATCccgaaatggtgctgaacactgtcctACAAAACCTTTCTAGCTTCCGGCAGGGACGAATCATATGCACGTGGTTCGCAGgacccctcccacatcgctcacagacatcctccatcaCTTCGAACAGCCGAGATTTTGTGAGATGCGCCCTATACattaccttcagctgcatcagctccAGCCTCACGCACAAAGccgaggcatttaccctccgtgGGACCTCACAACACAATATCTCCTCCAGTGCCGCTCCCAACCCAtcctcccacttcgccttaaCGACCTTGATGGATACCCCACTCCATCAAAATCCTCCTGTAAATCACTGAGCCAACCctttccaacacccccccctccccgctcccacccccccctccccccgttgaCAGCACCGCCACCAGCAATGAGAAGGCAGGCACCATTGGGAAGGTGGGGAAGACCTTCTCGCAAAGTAGCATACACCTGAAAGTTTCGCCcttcgccagcccaaacttcttgCCCTCCTCTGCCAGACTCGCAAATCGCTGTCCCAGGAACAGATCCTTCCTTTCCTTGATCCCCCTCTCTTCCGTTCCCAGAgcttgcatccatcctccccgtgATTACCCCTAATCAGCATCCACCTCCCGACCGAATtcccagcttaaaatgctgcctaaattgcTTCCAGATCATCAGTGTGGCCACCACAACTGGACTCACCGATTATTTCCCTGAGGCCATTGGGAGTGGTGCTATTGCCAGCGCCCGTGCCCCTGACCCCCTGCAAGTGcccgcctccatcctcacccatgcaagagcccacctccatcctcacccctgcaagagcctgcctccatcctcacccatgcaagagcccacctccatcctcacccctgcAAGTGcccgcctccatcctcacccctgcAAGTGcccgcctccatcctcaccaacAAAGCCCCGACCTCACTATTCCATccctgaatcttctctgcattcaCCCTCCAATAGTAATACATCAACTTTGGGCAACCTAgcgccccaccaccccccacccaccagccgTCCCCTCTGCAGCATCACCTTCCAAATCTTAGCCACCTTCTCCGCCCAAACAAGCAAAGAGATCagcct contains:
- the LOC119975615 gene encoding putative potassium channel regulatory protein produces the protein MDEENQPLKLNVGGMIFETLLDTLVKVPSSKLSRILTGSEPSIQQIGPREYFIDRDGSLFGYILDFLRTSELLLPGDFRDYDSLAKEFEFYELDPMLCTLETVQRKNKSEILEVRYIRKRTGAFFRVFGSSVETVLALSSQITLHVEKANFSPQASSEKKKPITAQILSFHDLVFQCGAKPYVNGGQVNIYVQVASEDRKILLGFNVLGILLDYLTKIGFYLQNTRAIHQQEDTVDCYTFKRNMK